The following proteins are encoded in a genomic region of Deinococcus betulae:
- the asnB gene encoding asparagine synthase (glutamine-hydrolyzing), with the protein MCGILGTIADCDVLPSPLDLRPLQHRGPDAQHSRALGTAVLGHTRLSIIDLSSGAQPMSDVQGLSTIVFNGEIYNYGTLRRELEGAGHHFATQSDTEVILAAYLEWGVPGFARLRGMYAFALYDHRRRCTVLARDPFGIKPLFWTQTARHLHFASEVGALLSLAGLDPELDLTSVLETLAHRYAFGTHTLYQGVQRLEPGTALLVDDRLDMVRQVRFVSLSEEIERCRQSTGAVTPDEVEARVADSVAHHTIADVPLGCFLSGGLDSSVVAQRLSVDCAGPLRAYSVGFRGAQSEVSELPHARAVAAAIGAELHEVEVGPADFADLAPVLSGSRNGPFADPADVAMLKLSLAAANDVRVVLSGEGGDEAFAGYPKYAADRYAGLLGPAMKLARTPLGRRGRLGIAADALAESRRAVRWMRWFENDAAPPGLVSALLAGGAQPGRALTWVEDRLAGYPSGWSDLQRMQVLDLDAWLPNNLLHRGDYTTMQASIEQRVPMLDLALTPWAVALPDSQKLSGLRGKMPVRRAFARRLPRQVLERPKSGFRLPLGEWLRGDPGLRAMTHDHLLAPGARLRQWLGAADLEQLLSPQALATTGGAKLAWTALCLELWLGAARPQLVPA; encoded by the coding sequence ATGTGTGGGATTCTCGGCACCATTGCTGACTGTGACGTTCTGCCCTCGCCGCTGGACCTGCGCCCACTGCAGCACCGGGGCCCCGACGCCCAGCACAGCCGCGCGCTGGGCACCGCCGTGCTGGGGCACACCCGCCTGAGCATCATTGACCTGTCCAGCGGCGCCCAGCCCATGAGCGACGTGCAGGGGCTAAGCACCATCGTCTTTAACGGCGAAATCTATAACTACGGGACCCTGCGCCGTGAACTGGAGGGGGCAGGCCACCACTTTGCCACCCAGTCCGACACCGAGGTTATTTTGGCCGCCTACCTCGAATGGGGCGTGCCCGGCTTTGCCCGGTTGCGGGGCATGTACGCCTTCGCGCTGTATGACCACCGGCGCCGCTGCACGGTCCTGGCACGCGACCCGTTTGGCATCAAGCCCCTGTTCTGGACCCAGACGGCCCGGCACCTGCATTTTGCGTCGGAGGTCGGGGCGCTGCTGTCGCTGGCAGGCCTGGACCCCGAACTGGACCTGACCTCGGTCCTCGAAACGCTGGCCCACCGCTATGCGTTTGGCACCCACACCCTGTATCAGGGAGTGCAGCGGCTGGAGCCCGGCACCGCCCTGCTGGTGGATGACCGGCTGGATATGGTCCGTCAGGTGCGCTTTGTCAGCCTCAGTGAGGAAATCGAGCGCTGCCGCCAGAGCACCGGCGCCGTCACGCCCGACGAGGTTGAGGCGCGGGTGGCCGACAGCGTGGCGCACCACACTATTGCCGACGTGCCGCTGGGCTGCTTTCTGAGTGGCGGCCTGGATTCCAGTGTCGTGGCCCAGCGCCTGTCGGTGGACTGCGCCGGGCCGCTGCGGGCCTATTCGGTGGGCTTCCGGGGCGCCCAGAGCGAGGTCAGCGAGCTGCCCCACGCCCGCGCCGTCGCGGCGGCAATTGGCGCCGAGCTGCACGAGGTCGAGGTGGGACCGGCCGATTTTGCCGACCTGGCGCCTGTCCTGTCCGGCAGCCGCAACGGCCCTTTTGCCGACCCGGCCGACGTGGCCATGCTCAAACTGTCGCTGGCCGCCGCCAATGATGTCCGGGTGGTACTGTCCGGTGAGGGGGGCGACGAAGCTTTTGCCGGCTACCCAAAATACGCCGCAGACCGCTACGCCGGGCTGCTGGGGCCCGCCATGAAACTGGCCCGCACACCCCTGGGCCGGCGCGGCCGCCTGGGCATCGCCGCCGACGCCTTGGCCGAGTCGCGGCGCGCCGTGCGGTGGATGCGTTGGTTTGAAAACGACGCCGCGCCGCCCGGCCTGGTATCGGCCCTGCTGGCCGGCGGCGCGCAGCCCGGCCGGGCCCTGACGTGGGTGGAAGACCGCCTGGCCGGTTACCCTTCCGGCTGGAGCGACCTCCAGCGCATGCAGGTGCTGGACCTGGACGCCTGGCTGCCCAACAACCTGCTGCACCGGGGCGACTACACGACCATGCAGGCGTCCATTGAGCAGCGGGTGCCCATGCTGGACCTTGCGCTGACCCCGTGGGCGGTGGCGCTGCCGGACAGCCAGAAACTCAGTGGCCTGCGCGGCAAGATGCCGGTGCGCCGCGCCTTTGCCCGCCGTCTGCCCCGGCAGGTGCTGGAACGGCCCAAGAGCGGGTTTCGGCTGCCGCTGGGCGAGTGGCTGCGGGGCGACCCCGGCCTGCGGGCCATGACCCACGACCACCTGCTCGCGCCGGGCGCCCGGCTGCGCCAGTGGCTGGGCGCGGCGGACCTTGAACAGCTTCTCTCACCCCAGGCGCTGGCGACCACCGGCGGCGCCAAGCTGGCCTGGACGGCCCTGTGCCTGGAACTGTGGCTGGGCGCGGCGCGGCCACAGCTGGTGCCCGCATGA
- a CDS encoding glycosyltransferase family 4 protein translates to MTQDLWPKGAAPLARQRRAGTRMGAPQTLWIATAARGGIHGYTQALEATSLFADWHIRRLVTHDDGSATRRLALFARGAGALVWRCLTARPALIHLHSAAYGSFVRKALLLWAARGLFRVPAVLHLHAGEFEDFYSRCPPLARALVRATLRRADRVVTLSPALGAAVTRVAPGARVMVAANGVALAPQPRVLAQHAAPQVLFVGVLIERKDPVGLLRAWARCQRPPGARLTFVGDGPLRPELDRLVNELDLGDSVAFRGWLDPAGVAAALDAADILALPSHFEGQPLALLEGMARGLALLSTRVGGIPDLIEDGVSGRLVPPGDPDALCSALNDLLNQPEVRQQYGAAAYARARQTFDIQRTWHSLDTLYRTLTRTAPRGAHD, encoded by the coding sequence ATGACCCAGGACCTCTGGCCCAAAGGCGCCGCGCCCCTTGCCCGTCAGCGCCGGGCAGGCACCCGGATGGGCGCGCCCCAGACCCTCTGGATTGCCACGGCGGCGCGCGGCGGCATCCACGGCTACACCCAGGCGCTGGAAGCCACCTCTCTGTTTGCCGACTGGCACATCCGCCGCCTCGTCACCCATGACGACGGGTCGGCGACCCGGCGCCTGGCGCTGTTTGCTCGCGGCGCCGGCGCCCTGGTCTGGCGCTGCCTGACCGCCAGGCCCGCCCTGATTCACCTGCACTCGGCGGCGTATGGCAGCTTTGTGCGCAAGGCCCTGCTGCTGTGGGCGGCGCGCGGGCTGTTCCGGGTGCCAGCGGTGCTGCACCTGCATGCGGGCGAGTTCGAGGATTTTTACAGCCGCTGCCCGCCGCTGGCCCGCGCCCTGGTGCGCGCCACGCTGCGCCGGGCTGACCGGGTGGTGACCCTCTCGCCGGCCCTGGGGGCCGCCGTTACTCGGGTGGCCCCGGGGGCCCGGGTCATGGTCGCGGCCAATGGGGTCGCTCTGGCGCCGCAGCCGCGCGTGCTGGCCCAGCATGCTGCTCCCCAGGTGCTGTTTGTGGGGGTGCTGATAGAGCGCAAAGACCCGGTGGGGCTGCTGCGCGCCTGGGCCCGCTGCCAGCGTCCACCCGGCGCGCGGCTGACCTTTGTGGGGGACGGTCCCCTGCGGCCCGAACTGGACAGGCTGGTGAACGAACTGGACCTGGGGGACAGCGTGGCCTTCCGAGGCTGGCTGGACCCGGCTGGGGTCGCGGCCGCACTGGACGCTGCCGACATCCTGGCGCTGCCCTCGCACTTTGAAGGCCAGCCGCTGGCGCTGCTTGAAGGCATGGCGCGCGGCCTCGCGCTGCTGTCTACCAGGGTGGGCGGCATTCCCGACCTGATTGAAGACGGGGTCAGCGGCCGGCTGGTGCCTCCGGGCGACCCGGACGCCCTGTGCAGCGCTCTGAACGACCTGCTGAACCAGCCAGAGGTCCGCCAGCAGTACGGCGCAGCGGCGTACGCCCGCGCCCGGCAGACCTTTGACATTCAGCGCACCTGGCACAGCCTCGACACGCTGTACCGGACCCTGACCCGCACGGCACCTCGGGGGGCCCATGACTGA